TTTTTTCCTTTTTTAGTCATCCCCAGATCATCTGCAAAAATAAATTTTCCGTGTTGTCTTATGGTTATTATATCAGAAATATTTACATTTTTATCTTTTCTTTTTTGAATAACATAATTCAGCATAATATTTCCTGACTCTACAGCTTCCGCGGCACTGTTTCTCGATACATTTACCAGCTCTGACACAATGGAATCCAGCCTTTCCGAATTCACTCTTATTATTATTTCCTGAAATTCTGTTTCCGGCAGTTCTTCCATATTATTTACCGCAGAGACTTCACAAGGTGTTCTGCCTATCTGTCCGAGATTATTCAAAAGATAGTCACTGATTTTTTCTGAAACTATAACATAAGCACCGTTTTCATAAACAAGGATATCACCAAGAAGCTCACGTTTTATATTAAGCCCCAAAATACTCCCCAGATAATCCTTATGTTCCTGCTGTTTGAATTTTGACAGATTTTTTATATGAAGAATTTTATTAGGAAAATCTACCGCATTATCCTCATAATTTTCAAATAATATCTGGCGTCTTTCTGATATTTCGGTAAGACCGCATGTTTTTATACCCATATCCCCTATTTTAGTCCCTAGTTTCTTCCAGAAATTAGGTGTATAAAACTCTTCTGTA
Above is a window of Sebaldella sp. S0638 DNA encoding:
- a CDS encoding RNA-binding protein, which encodes MKKEKFLELFPKDALNEARKLYNYFETAEKYEINIFTEEFYTPNFWKKLGTKIGDMGIKTCGLTEISERRQILFENYEDNAVDFPNKILHIKNLSKFKQQEHKDYLGSILGLNIKRELLGDILVYENGAYVIVSEKISDYLLNNLGQIGRTPCEVSAVNNMEELPETEFQEIIIRVNSERLDSIVSELVNVSRNSAAEAVESGNIMLNYVIQKRKDKNVNISDIITIRQHGKFIFADDLGMTKKGKKKLLFKKYI